The genomic DNA GGACCCGGACGGCGTCGTCGACCTCCACGACGTCGGAGGGCGGCTGGCAGGCGGATTCCACCGGGAGGTCGAGCAGCAGGACATGCCCGGTCCGGCGGGCCGCAGCACCCTCCTCCCAAACCTCCGCGCGGGACTTTTTTCGCACGCGGGAACCCCCGATCTTTCGGCTCACGTCGATTTCTCCTTCTTCTTCTTCTTCAGAAACGCCCGCAACCCCGGGCCGAGTTCCGGATCCTTCAGCGCGAAGGCGACGTTCGCCATCTGGAAGCCGAGCTTCGTCCCCGCGTCGTACCGAACCCCCTCGAATTCGAACCCGATGACCCGCTCCGTCCCGATGAGGGACCGGATGGCGTCGGTCAGCTGGATCTCGCCCCCCGCCCCGGGCTTCGTCGCCAGGAGCGCAGGAAAGATCGTCGGGGGGAGGATGTATCGGCCGATGATCGCCAGGTCCGACGGCGCTTCGGCGGGTTTCGGCTTCTCGACCATGTCCTCCACATCGTACACCCCGTCCGCGATCCGCTTCCCCCGGATGATCCCGTACCGGGAGACCGCCTCCTTCGGGACGCGCTGGATCGCGAGGACCACGCCGGCGCTGTACTTCTCGTACGCACCGATCATCTGCTTCAGCACGGGGACCCCGGCGTCGATCACGTCGTCCGAGAGGACGACGGCGAACGGCTCCTGCCCGACCAGGTCCATCGACCGGAGCACCGCGTGGCCCAGCCCCAGCGGAAGGTTCTGGCGGACGTAGAAGAAATCGGCCCCGTCGGTGACGCGGCGGACGGAGGAGAGGAGGGCGCCGTCCCCCTTCTTCCTCAGCATCGCCTCCAGCTCGAAGGAGACGTCGAAGTGGTCCTCGATGGCGTTCTTCCCCCGGCCGGTCACGATGATCATGTCCCGGATTCCTGCGGCCTTCGCCTCCTCGACCCCGTGCTGGATCAGCGGCTTGTCCACCAGGGGGAGCATCTCCTTCGGAGAGGCCTTCGTCGCCGGCAGAAACCGCGTCCCGAACCCCGCCGCGGGGAACACCGCCTTTCGGATCATCCCTTTTCCCCCTTGCCGTCAGATCCCGGACCGCCGCGAAAGCGGCGAAAGAACGCCGCCACCTCGGCCCGGTCGTCCGTCCATCGCGCCGGGGGAAGGTTGGAACGAAAGAGTTGGCCGTACCCCCGGGTCGACACTCTCCGATCGAGCAACGCCACCACCCCGTAATCGTCCCCGCGGCGGAGAAGCCTCCCGACGCCCTGCCGCAGCGAAAGGACCGCCTCGGGGAGCTGGTACTCCATGAACGGGTCCGCGCCCCGGTCGCGCAGGACCCGAATGCGGGCCGAGGTCACGGGGTCGGACGGGGAGGCGAACGGCAGCTTGTCGATGACGACGCACCGCAGGGAGGCGCCCGGGACGTCGACCCCCTCCCAGAACGTTCCCGTCCCGATCAGCACCGTGTCCTCGCCCTCCCGGAACGCCCGCAGGAGGTGCGCCCGCGGCGCGTCCCCCTGGACGTACAAGGTGTGCGGCAGCGTTCCCCGCAGCGCCTCCGCCAGCGCCGTGAGCGTCCGGTAGCTCGTGCACAGGACCAGCCCGCCGCCGCCGGAGCACGAAAGGATCTCCCGCGTCTCCGCCGCGGCCGCCGCCGGAAAGGCGGGGTCCGACGGGTCGGGCAATCTCCCCGGAACATAGAACAGCGCCCGTCCGGAAAAGTCGAATTCATTATCCACGATGATTTCCCTCGCATCAACCCGGGCGAGCCCCACCCGCTCGCGAAAATACGTCAGGTCGCCCGAGACGGAGAGGGTCGCCGAGGTGAGCAGGAACGGAATCGGCTCCCCCCACAACGCTCCGGTAAGGACCGGGGAGACCTCGACCGGCGTCCGGTGCAGGGAGACGGACGACCCGCGCCGCTCCGCCCACGCCACGGCCGAGGCCGAGTCGGAGGAGAGGACCGAGCCGAGGTCGTCGAGGAAGGAACGGATCCGTCGGAGGAGGGGGTCCCGTTCCGTCCCCGGATCGCCCCCCCTCTCCCCGCGGGGGGCGCCGTCCGAAAGCGACAGGGCGAGTTCCTCCCCCGCGCGGAGCAGGGCCGACGCCTTCTCCCCGAACGGGGTGCCGGCGGAGGGCGTGGGCAGCGCGAAACGGGCTTCCCCGTCTCCCACCGCGTCGAAGGCGGATTCGGCGACGAGGCGGAACCGCTCCGCCATCGGCGGAAGCGCCTCCCACCCTCCGCCCGCCTTCGCGGCGGAACGCTTGACGTCCCGCGCAAGCTCGCGCGCGCGCCCCAGTGAGACGGTTACGCCGAAGAAGACGGAGGCGGTCTCCTCGAGCCCGTGCGCCTCGTCGAACACCACGGCGTCTGCGCGGGGAAGAACCTCCCCGAACCGTCCCTCTTCGCCCCCACGGCCGGGACCGAGCCGCTCCCGCAGCGCGAGGTCCGCGAAGAACAGGTGGTGGTTCACCACAACGAGGTCGGCGTCCGCCGCCCGCCGGCGGGCCTCCGCGAGGTGGCACCGCTCGGTCTCGCCGCACGTCGAGGAGTCGCACATCTCGCTGCGGGCGTTCACCTCTCCCCAGACGCGCGCGTCCTCGGGCACCCCGACGCATTCGGAGACGTCTCCCGTCCGGGTCCTCTCCGCGAACACCTGCATCGCGGAGAAGTAGCCGGCCTCCCGGGCGAATTCGAAGAGCGGCTCGGAGCGGAACCGCTTCCAGCGGCGCAGGCAGAGGTAGTTGCCGCGGCCCTTGAGGACGGCGCACGAAAAGGGGTACCGGAGGATCTCCCGCACCAAGGGGATGTCGTTTTCCATCAGCTGCTGCTGGAGGGTCCGCGTGCCGGTGGAGACGATCGTCTTCCGGCCGGAGAGGATCGCGGGGACGAGGTAGGCGAGCGTCTTGCCGATCCCGGTGGCCGCCTCCGCGACGAGCACCCTGGGCGCTTCGAGCGCTTCCGCCCATGCGAGCGCCATCCGGAGCTGCCCCGGCCGCGATTCGAACCCCGGCATCGCCCGTGCGATGGGACCGTCGGGGGAGAGCGCCATCCCCACTCTCCGGACGAGATCTCCGGGCACTAAGGCGTCGGGACGGGGACGAAGTTCCCCAGCTCGACCCGCAGGAGAGGGACCTTCCGTCGCAGGTCCCCCGCGGGTGTGAACTGGAACGTTCCCGTCACGCCGGGGTAATTTTTCAGGCGGGGGATCCTCTCGCGCATCGCTTCCCCGAGGGAGCGTCCGGAACCGCCCTCGAGCGAAAACGCCTCGTAGAGAAAAAGGGCGCCGTCGTACCCCATCGCCCCGAACCGGGTGGGGGGAACCCGCATCGCCTCCTGGAACTCCTTCCGGAACCGGTCGCCCTGGCCCCCCGGGATCACGTCGGAGTAGTCCACCGGGAAGACCGCCCCGGAAACGGAACCGACCGCCTTCCGCAGCAGTTCGGCGTCGTTCCACCCGGAGAACCCGGCCAGCGGCAGATAGACGTTGTAGTAGCGAAGCTGCGACGCAAGGAGGAAGACCCGGTCCCACCGGTCCGCGATGACGATCCCCCCCAACGGAAGCTTCATCGCCTTCCCCTTCTCCTTCGATCGCGACTGGCGCCGGAAGGTCGCGTTGCCGACCGCCCTCTTGATCACCTCCGTGAAGTCCCGCGTCTCCGAGGGGTATGACACGGTCTTCGCGATCCGGACCCCCGCCTCCCGGGCCGCCGCGGCCGCGGCGGCCGCGAACCCCTTTCCGTAGCCGTTCTCCGGGTGGAACAGGAGCAGGTCGGAAATCCCCGCCCGCGCGAGGTGCGAGAGGAGGGCCCGCGCCTCCTGCACCGGGGAGAGTCCGAACCCGTAGAGAAACGGCTTTTCGAGGATCGGCTTCTGCCCGAGGTACAGCGTGGGCGGCGATTTCTGCGTGAACGCGACGCCGATCGACCGGCCTTCCTCCCCGGTGACCGGGCCGAGGATGCCGAGCACCATCCGGTCGGCCGCGGCGGCGACGAACTCTCTCCGCGCCTTCTCGGGCTGCCCCGCCGTGTCGACCCACCGGATCACCGGGGTCGCGTCGTTCCGATCGAGTCCGCGGAACGCGCCGAGGGCCACTTCGGCCCCGGTGAGGACCGCGTACCCGATGTCGGAGAGCGTTCCCGAGAGGGGGACGAGACCCACGATCCTGGGCCGCACGGCGATGATCTTCTCCGCCCGGAACAGGCGCTCCGCGGCGTCGTGGGACCGGTTCCCACCGGCCCGCACCGATCGCTCGAACGCGTGGGCCGCCATCCCGAGGAACCCCTTTCGGACCGCCACGTTTCCCATCGCGAAATAAAGGTGACCGCGAACCTCCGGGTCCTCCTCCCCCTCGGCCGCTCCGCGGAGCGCCGAGAGGTCCGTCGCCCCGTCGATGACCGATCCCCGCTCGGCCGACAGCCGCACGGATACCTGCGGATCCGCGGTGGCGGAAACGGCGTGGCGGTACAGCGCGAGCGCGCTGCGCAACTTTCCCGCCCCGGCGTCCGCGCGCGCCATCAGGGCCAGGAGCGCGGGTGGATCCGCGCCCACGAACTTCCGATCGAGGAGATACGCCGCCATCTGCCGCGCCTCGTTGTTCCATTTCATCCGCTGGTAGATCCGCAGCTTGAGGTCGACGGCCGAGAGGGAGAGGTATGGCGCGCGGGAGAGGAGCACCGCCTTGTCGGCCGCCTCCAGCGCCTTGTCGAGATCCCCGCGGACGAGCAGCAGCTCCCCGACGCGCCACCAGATGAACCCCTTCCGCTCGTCGTCCGGGGCGGAGTACGCGAGGTCGAGGAACCGGGAGAGGGCCTCGTTGCCCCTCCCCGCGGCGTACTCGCCCTCGGCCTGCAGGAAGGGTACGATCGGCGCCGTCCGGGCCGATTCGCCTTCCCCCCCCGGGCGGGGAACGGGGATCGCGTCGCCCACGCTTTGCAGCGGCCGCGGAGCCTCGGTGGCCCCGACGGAAAACGGAAGGGCGGGGAGCAGGGCCGCGAGCAGGCCGGCGACGAGGATCCAGGGACGGCAAGTCAACCGAAGATCTCCTTCACCTTCTCGAAGAAACTTCGGGTGATGGGACCCGGGGACTCATCGGACAGCTCCTGGTACTCCGCGAGGATCTCCTTCTGTCGCTTCGTGAGTCTCCTTGGCACCTCGATCAGCACGCGGATCACGAGGTTCCCCCGCCGGCCGGAGTTGAGCGCGGCCACCCCCTCCCCCCGCATCACGAAATCATGGCCGGACGGCGTGCCGGGGGGGATGGTGAGATTTTTCTTCCCGGAAAGGGTGGGCACCTCGATCGTCGCGCCCAGCGCCGCCTGCGGAAAGCTGATCGGCACCTCGCAGAAAAGTTCCGCCCCTTCCCGGACGAAGAATGGGTGCTCCTTGACGGTGAGCACCACGTACAGGTCGCCGCCGGCCCCGCCCGAGGGGCCGGCCTCCCCCTCGCCGCGCAGCTTGAGGCGCGTTCCGCTATCGACGCCGGGGGGGATCTTCACCTTGAGCGTGCGGTTTTCCCGGACGTGCCCGGTGCCGGCGCAGCTTCCGCACGGGTCCTTGACGACCTGGCCCGTCCCCCCGCAGCGGCCGCACGTGCGGCGGATCGCGAAGAATCCCTGCCGCATCGTGACCTGGCCCTGCCCGTTGCAGGCGCCGCATCGCTCCGGCCGGGTCCCCTTCCGCGCTCCCGTTCCCGAGCAGTCGCGGCACGCCCCCGTCCGTGGGACAACGATCTCCTTCTCGGCGCCGAAGACCGCTTCATCGAAGGTGACCGTCAGGTTGTACCGGAGATCCGCACCGCGGCGGGAGCGGCCGCCTCCGCCGCCGCCCCCGAACATTCCGCCGAAGAAGTCGTTGATGATGTCCTCGACGCCGAACCCCGAAAAATCGCCGAAGCCGCCGAACCCCTGCCCAGCGGGCCCCGCAGGTCCGAAGCGGTCGTACTGCTCCCGCTTTACCGGGTCGGAGAGGACGGAGTACGCCTCGTTGATCTCCTTGAACCGCTCTTCCGAGGCCTTGTCCTCCGGGTTGCGGTCCGGGTGATACTGGAGGGCGAGCTGGCGGAACGCCTTCTTGAGGTCGTCGGGGCCGCTTTCCCGGGAGACGCCCAGGACCTCGTAATAGTCGCGCTTCGACGCCACCTACTCCCCCGATCCGGCGGGAGCGTCCACGCTGTCCTCGGGAGGGGCGGCGGCCACCGTCACCTGGGCGGGGCGAAGCAGGCGCCCGTGGAGAAGGTACCCCTTGCGGGCCTCCGCGAGGATCGCCCCCACGGGCTCCCCCGAGGAGGGCACGCTCGCGATCGCCTCGTGCAGGGACGGGTCGAACATCCCGCCTTGGCCGGGGAGCTGCACAAGCCCGAATTTCCGCAATTCGGCGAGGAACTGGTCGTACGTCATCCGGACGCCGGAGAGGAGCGCTCCCGCGGAAGCCCCCCCCTGCCCCATCGCCCGCTCAATGTTGTCGAGGAACGGCAGGACGGCGAGCAGCAGTTGCTCGTTCCCAAAA from Deltaproteobacteria bacterium CG2_30_66_27 includes the following:
- a CDS encoding UTP--glucose-1-phosphate uridylyltransferase → MIRKAVFPAAGFGTRFLPATKASPKEMLPLVDKPLIQHGVEEAKAAGIRDMIIVTGRGKNAIEDHFDVSFELEAMLRKKGDGALLSSVRRVTDGADFFYVRQNLPLGLGHAVLRSMDLVGQEPFAVVLSDDVIDAGVPVLKQMIGAYEKYSAGVVLAIQRVPKEAVSRYGIIRGKRIADGVYDVEDMVEKPKPAEAPSDLAIIGRYILPPTIFPALLATKPGAGGEIQLTDAIRSLIGTERVIGFEFEGVRYDAGTKLGFQMANVAFALKDPELGPGLRAFLKKKKKEKST
- a CDS encoding molecular chaperone DnaJ produces the protein MASKRDYYEVLGVSRESGPDDLKKAFRQLALQYHPDRNPEDKASEERFKEINEAYSVLSDPVKREQYDRFGPAGPAGQGFGGFGDFSGFGVEDIINDFFGGMFGGGGGGGRSRRGADLRYNLTVTFDEAVFGAEKEIVVPRTGACRDCSGTGARKGTRPERCGACNGQGQVTMRQGFFAIRRTCGRCGGTGQVVKDPCGSCAGTGHVRENRTLKVKIPPGVDSGTRLKLRGEGEAGPSGGAGGDLYVVLTVKEHPFFVREGAELFCEVPISFPQAALGATIEVPTLSGKKNLTIPPGTPSGHDFVMRGEGVAALNSGRRGNLVIRVLIEVPRRLTKRQKEILAEYQELSDESPGPITRSFFEKVKEIFG
- a CDS encoding nucleotide exchange factor GrpE, with amino-acid sequence MEDREKESLPAEAVAEGSTGEDVDGGPASAGEPAETGDAAKLKEQLAYLAAEFENFRKRVAREREAQAAFGNEQLLLAVLPFLDNIERAMGQGGASAGALLSGVRMTYDQFLAELRKFGLVQLPGQGGMFDPSLHEAIASVPSSGEPVGAILAEARKGYLLHGRLLRPAQVTVAAAPPEDSVDAPAGSGE